In the Candidatus Krumholzibacteriia bacterium genome, GAGAGGGGCAGCTCCGGCAGGGCCGACTGGAGGATGAAAAGTCAGAGCTGAGAGAGGAACTGCATCGCCAGGAGCGGGGACAGCAGGAAACCCTCGAAGACCAAAAGCGAATTTCTGTGGAGCGCGAGAGGATTCTGGAGAGCCTGGAGTTGTCCCTGCGAAGACGCTATAGCCGGATCTATTCGGGGCTCTCCTGGACGGCCATTGCTTCCCTTGTCAATTCCTCCTGCGGCGGCTGCGGGCAGCGGCTCACACCCCAGGATGTCCTCAACATCCGGGAACATGGTGAGGTGATGGTCTGTGAGAGCTGCGGACGACTGATCATCAAGGGGGATTCATGAAGCCCGATTCCCTGAAGAAACTGGTCAATTTTCTTCGAAGCAAAAGTTCTGGAAAGAGGTTTCGGGAGGAGTCCGGGCTTCTCGCAGAAGAGTGCATCGAATTGGCAGAGTCTCTGGAGTCCTTTCTTCCTGCAGCCGCTCCGGCTTCCGTGAAAGCAGGTGGGAACTACCGCGTTTTTTGCGATGGAGCCAGTCGGGGCAACCCGGGGCAGGCGGCACTGGGCTACCTGATTCTGGATGGAGAGGAAGAAGTCTTCGGCGAAGGTCTTGCCTTGGGCAAGTTGACGAACAATCAGGCGGAGTATCGATCCCTGATTGCCGCAATTGAGAGAGTTCTGGAACTGGGCATCTCCCGCGTGGACATCTTCATGGACAGCGAGCTTGTTGTGCGACAGGTGGAGGGCCGCTACAAGGTCAAGAACGAAGGCCTGCGCCCATTGCATCAGCACTTGACCGGGCTTCTCCCGAAATTGGGCCACTGGACCCTTTCCC is a window encoding:
- a CDS encoding ribonuclease HI family protein, with the protein product MKPDSLKKLVNFLRSKSSGKRFREESGLLAEECIELAESLESFLPAAAPASVKAGGNYRVFCDGASRGNPGQAALGYLILDGEEEVFGEGLALGKLTNNQAEYRSLIAAIERVLELGISRVDIFMDSELVVRQVEGRYKVKNEGLRPLHQHLTGLLPKLGHWTLSHVPRKENSRADALANQALDSL